The Fontisubflavum oceani genomic interval TCCGCAATTTCCGCCGCACGGCAGAATGCAAGGCTGGTCCGCACCGCGATCACTCGCGAGGTCTGGGAGGCGGTGAATGACACCTATATGACCTTGAAGCAGACTCTCGCCCGACCCGTCGCGCCCCGAAATCTACCGGCGATACTCGGCATGGTTCGGCAGCATTCGGCCCTGGTCCGCGGCGCGATGCATGGCACGATGCTCCGCAATGATGTGTTTGATTTCTGCCGGATCGGCACGTTCTTGGAACGCGCGGACAACACAGCCCGTATTCTGGACGTCAAATACTATGTGCTCTTGCCCTCGATCAGTCAGATCGGCTCCAGCCTGGACAACGTGCAGTGGGAGACGATCTTGCGCTCGGTCGCCGGGCAACGGGCCTATCGTTGGATCAGCGGCGGGGAATCGAGCCCAATCGGGATCGCGAATTTCCTTATTTTCGACGGCCGCATGCCGCGCAGCCTGCGCTTCACGGTTGGCAAATTGACCAACAATCTGAGCTACCTTGAGCGAGAATATGGTGACCGGCATCTCTGCCAGGATTTGGCCGATCAGTTGGCGGCGCAGCTGACGACAACCACGATTGAGCAGGTGTTTGATGACGGCTTGCATGAGTTCATTATCGAATTCCTGCGCGATCTGGGGCAATTGGGCGCCCAGATCGACCGCGATTATCGGTTTTTGGGATAGCGGATATGCGGCTCACCATCCTTCACACCACGACCTATCATTTTGATCATCCGGTGCCTTACGGGCTGCAACAGTTGCGGTTGATCCCGAAGAGCCGCGCCGGGCAGCAGGTGATGAGCTGGGAAATGGAGATCGAAGGCGGTCGGGCGCAGACCGAATTCAACGATCATCATCTGAACCGGGTGTCCTTGATTTCCTTCGATCCAGATGCAACCTCGATCGTTGTACATTGCCGCGGCGAGGTAGAAACCGCCGATGAGGGCGGTGTGATCGGCAAACATGGCGGTTTCGCGCCGCTTTGGCTGTTCCAACAATCGACCGAGCTGACCCGCGCCGGTGCCCATGTGCGCCGCTTGGCTAAGGGGTTGAAAGACGAATACGAGGAGGACATCCCCAGGCTCCATGCCCTCTCGGCCCGCGTTCTGGATGCGGTGCCGTATGAGATTGGCCCGACCCATGCCGCGACCAGCGCCGAGGAAGCGATCGAGCATGGCGGGGGCGTGTGCCAGGATCACGCCCATATCTTCATCGCCGCCGCCCGCGCTCTGGGATATCCGGCGCGCTACGTCTCGGGGTATCTGATGATGGATGACCGCGTGCACCAAGACGCCAGCCACGCTTGGGCCGAGGTGCATGTGCCGATCTTGGGCTGGGTTGGGTTTGACATCTCAAACGGCATTTCACCTGATCCGCGCTATGTCAGGGTGGCCACAGGGCTTGATTACACCGAGGCGGCCCCGATCTCGGGCCTGCGGTTCGGCACCGCTGGCGAAGCGATGATGGTCGATATACAAGTGCAGCAGCAGTGATGGCGCGGGCAGGCGCGCAAGCGTAAGGGACGAACAGGCATGACCTATTGCGTGGGCCTCAGGTTGAACCGCGGGCTTGTGATGATGTCGGACACGCGGACCAATGCCGGTGTCGATAATATCAGCGTTTTCAAGAAGATGTTCCTTTGGGAAACCGAGGGGGAACGGTCGATCACATTGATGACGGCGGGCAACCTCGCGACCACCCAGGCCGTGGTCAGCCTGTTGAACGAGCGCGCAAAGCCAGCCGAGGAGCGTGGACAACCCTCGATTTTGGAAGCGCCCTCGATGTTTCAAGTGGCGCGTTTGGTGGGTGAGACCCTGCGCGAGGTGATTGTGGATCAAGCTGGCGAGGGTGGGCCCGCGAGTGAGAGCACCTTTGGCGCCTCGATGATTTTGGGCGGACAGGTGAAGGGCGGCGATCCGCGGCTTTTCATGATCTATCCGGAAGGAAATTTTGTTGAGGCCAGCAGCGATACGCCATTTTTCCAGATCGGCGAGACCAAATATGGCAGGCCGATCCTGGTCCGGGCCTATGACTCAGAGATGAGTTTTGAAGAGGCGGTGAAGCTTTTGATGGTGAGTTTCGATTCGACCATCAAAGCGAACCTGTCCGTGGGATTGCCGCTCGAT includes:
- a CDS encoding alpha-E domain-containing protein gives rise to the protein MLGKTAGGLFWMFRYLERSENTARLLEAGFRIALTRPDGADDEWASILQTAGVTDLYASRHDGIDAARVIDFLLRDTANPSSVLSAISAARQNARLVRTAITREVWEAVNDTYMTLKQTLARPVAPRNLPAILGMVRQHSALVRGAMHGTMLRNDVFDFCRIGTFLERADNTARILDVKYYVLLPSISQIGSSLDNVQWETILRSVAGQRAYRWISGGESSPIGIANFLIFDGRMPRSLRFTVGKLTNNLSYLEREYGDRHLCQDLADQLAAQLTTTTIEQVFDDGLHEFIIEFLRDLGQLGAQIDRDYRFLG
- a CDS encoding transglutaminase family protein, yielding MRLTILHTTTYHFDHPVPYGLQQLRLIPKSRAGQQVMSWEMEIEGGRAQTEFNDHHLNRVSLISFDPDATSIVVHCRGEVETADEGGVIGKHGGFAPLWLFQQSTELTRAGAHVRRLAKGLKDEYEEDIPRLHALSARVLDAVPYEIGPTHAATSAEEAIEHGGGVCQDHAHIFIAAARALGYPARYVSGYLMMDDRVHQDASHAWAEVHVPILGWVGFDISNGISPDPRYVRVATGLDYTEAAPISGLRFGTAGEAMMVDIQVQQQ
- a CDS encoding proteasome-type protease; translation: MTYCVGLRLNRGLVMMSDTRTNAGVDNISVFKKMFLWETEGERSITLMTAGNLATTQAVVSLLNERAKPAEERGQPSILEAPSMFQVARLVGETLREVIVDQAGEGGPASESTFGASMILGGQVKGGDPRLFMIYPEGNFVEASSDTPFFQIGETKYGRPILVRAYDSEMSFEEAVKLLMVSFDSTIKANLSVGLPLDMHLYEADTFRHGRQGRIERDDAYFEMISSRWGAALREAFQSLPSYSME